A stretch of Carnobacterium iners DNA encodes these proteins:
- a CDS encoding IS1380 family transposase — translation MITLQEKAMKFNNHLYVSHTGGRLSSDSGLILVDELMDTFHFEELSKKLTSYNENRRYWKHTNHKILKQLILQLIAGYKADSSATILQYDPVLQTLSQEECLASQPTISRFLDRITDQTINDLQTFNQTLIDQARFVRNDMNMIIDLDSTHSDTFGIQEQTDYNAHYRTNGYHPLVAFDGLTGDFLKAKLRSGNQYTSKGVKEFLEPLLDHYNQAVPTTDILVRGDSGFATPDIYELCEEYGSNFVIRLKHNNNLYRLAEEFVYYDDNYPWNEKEEYYYSVSYQAASWSKPRRVCIQSIREMGELLFKHTFIVTNFSENISSKQVFKTYKKRGAMENYIKEAKNGFYFDKTDSPKFIENHARMMISVLAYNLINFLRTTCFDKNYKGLQINTIRLRLFKVAGKLVSTAREMYLKISSSHVYQAEFYAVFNRIQRIRHYI, via the coding sequence ATGATTACTTTACAAGAAAAAGCAATGAAATTCAATAACCATTTATATGTCTCTCATACAGGTGGTCGTTTATCGAGTGATTCAGGATTAATTTTAGTTGATGAATTAATGGATACTTTTCATTTTGAAGAATTGTCAAAAAAACTCACTTCATATAATGAAAATCGTCGTTATTGGAAACACACTAACCATAAAATTTTAAAACAACTAATTCTTCAACTAATTGCTGGCTATAAAGCTGATTCGTCTGCGACTATCTTACAGTATGATCCAGTATTACAAACTCTGTCACAAGAAGAGTGTTTGGCTTCTCAACCGACTATCTCTCGGTTTCTTGATCGCATTACAGACCAAACGATTAATGATTTACAAACCTTTAATCAAACATTAATTGACCAAGCGAGATTTGTTCGCAATGATATGAATATGATTATTGATTTGGATTCTACACACTCTGATACCTTCGGTATTCAGGAACAAACAGATTATAATGCCCACTATCGAACAAACGGTTATCATCCATTAGTCGCATTCGATGGATTAACGGGCGATTTTTTAAAAGCTAAACTTCGTTCAGGAAATCAATACACGTCTAAAGGAGTTAAAGAGTTTCTTGAACCGTTATTAGATCATTATAATCAAGCAGTCCCTACGACAGATATTTTAGTGCGTGGAGATAGTGGATTTGCAACACCTGATATTTATGAGTTATGCGAAGAATATGGGTCAAACTTTGTCATTCGCCTAAAACATAATAATAATTTATACCGATTAGCAGAAGAGTTTGTGTATTACGACGATAATTATCCTTGGAATGAAAAAGAAGAATACTATTATTCCGTTTCCTATCAAGCAGCGTCTTGGTCTAAACCGCGTAGAGTATGCATTCAATCCATTCGAGAAATGGGTGAATTACTTTTCAAGCATACGTTTATTGTCACAAATTTTTCAGAAAATATTTCATCAAAACAAGTTTTTAAGACGTATAAAAAGCGTGGTGCTATGGAAAACTACATTAAAGAAGCAAAAAATGGTTTCTATTTTGATAAGACAGATAGCCCTAAATTTATTGAAAATCATGCACGTATGATGATAAGTGTCCTTGCATACAACCTAATCAATTTTTTGCGTACAACTTGTTTTGATAAAAATTATAAAGGACTTCAAATTAATACGATTCGTCTTCGCTTATTCAAAGTAGCTGGCAAACTAGTGAGTACTGCGAGAGAAATGTATCTAAAAATTTCTAGTTCGCATGTTTATCAAGCGGAGTTTTATGCCGTCTTTAATCGAATCCAAAGGATTCGGCATTACATTTAA
- the arcD gene encoding arginine-ornithine antiporter has translation MEKQQKGISKIGLIALVISSSIGGGIFGITSDLSRASAPGPAILAWIIVGIGILTLVLSLNNLGAKRADLDSGIFGYAEATFGKLGGFISGWGYWLGAWLGNVAFATILMIALGSFFPIFEGGQNIPSIIMGSIVIWTLTLLVSNGMESASFINIVVTICKLVPLFLFLIITGVSFKAGIFTANFWGNISTNLLQNTSNTANIMEQIKGCLIVMMWVFVGIEGASVLANRAEKRSDAQQATIIGLVGLLFIYIFASLLPYGVLSQSELANLSQPAMANVLKSIVGNWGAAFINIGLIISILGSWLSWTMLPAETVLLMARDGLLPKHWGNLNAKKAPIYSLVLTAALANIFLLTLLVTDYAYQLAYSLATAAILICYLLVGIYQMKYSYEQKDTKQFIIGSIATIFQLAAIILAGFSYVLMCSIAYIPGFYFYMKARKENGHTISIKEKITMSIISSVAVLAIGLIATGSIQV, from the coding sequence ATGGAAAAACAGCAAAAAGGAATTAGTAAAATCGGTTTAATTGCTTTAGTTATCAGTTCGTCTATTGGTGGTGGCATATTTGGTATTACAAGTGATTTATCTCGTGCCTCAGCTCCTGGGCCAGCAATACTAGCCTGGATTATCGTCGGTATTGGAATACTAACACTCGTTTTATCATTGAATAATCTTGGAGCTAAGCGTGCTGATCTAGATAGTGGAATATTTGGTTATGCAGAAGCTACATTTGGGAAGTTAGGAGGATTTATTAGTGGCTGGGGATACTGGTTAGGTGCTTGGTTAGGAAATGTCGCTTTTGCTACAATCTTAATGATTGCACTTGGAAGCTTTTTCCCAATTTTTGAAGGAGGACAAAATATCCCTTCTATTATTATGGGGAGTATCGTTATCTGGACATTAACGCTCTTAGTAAGTAACGGGATGGAAAGTGCCAGTTTCATCAATATTGTTGTTACTATTTGTAAACTTGTTCCTCTGTTTTTATTCTTGATTATTACCGGCGTTTCATTTAAAGCTGGAATATTTACAGCAAACTTTTGGGGCAATATCTCTACTAATCTTTTACAGAACACTTCTAACACCGCCAATATTATGGAACAAATAAAAGGGTGTCTAATTGTTATGATGTGGGTATTCGTAGGCATAGAAGGTGCTAGTGTTCTAGCTAACCGTGCTGAAAAGCGTTCAGATGCTCAACAAGCAACTATTATAGGATTAGTTGGATTATTATTTATCTATATCTTCGCTTCATTACTGCCATATGGCGTTCTTTCTCAAAGTGAACTAGCTAATCTCTCTCAACCAGCTATGGCAAATGTCTTAAAGTCTATTGTAGGCAATTGGGGAGCCGCATTTATTAATATCGGACTAATTATTTCTATTCTCGGTAGTTGGCTTTCTTGGACGATGTTACCCGCAGAAACGGTTCTTTTAATGGCCCGTGACGGATTATTGCCAAAACACTGGGGAAACTTGAATGCTAAAAAAGCGCCCATTTATTCCTTAGTCCTTACAGCTGCCCTAGCAAATATTTTCTTGTTAACTCTTTTAGTGACAGATTATGCCTATCAACTTGCTTATTCTCTTGCTACTGCAGCTATTTTGATCTGCTATTTGCTTGTTGGGATTTATCAAATGAAATATTCGTATGAACAAAAAGATACGAAGCAATTCATTATTGGGTCTATTGCGACTATTTTCCAATTAGCCGCTATTATCTTAGCCGGTTTTTCTTATGTTTTAATGTGTAGTATTGCCTATATACCTGGTTTTTATTTTTACATGAAGGCGCGCAAAGAAAATGGACATACTATCAGTATAAAAGAAAAAATAACAATGAGCATTATCAGTTCAGTAGCTGTTTTAGCCATTGGATTGATTGCAACAGGTTCGATTCAAGTATAA
- the murQ gene encoding N-acetylmuramic acid 6-phosphate etherase: protein MLEALTTEKRNTSTTELDTFSVEEIIKKMNQEDEKVAKIVKEEIENIAKLVEAVITSLKKGGRLFYIGAGTSGRLGVLDAAECIPTFNTSPEMVQGVIAGGMKAMTVAVEGAEDSLELCEADLRERGLNKNDFILGIAASGRTPYVIGGLKYANKIGATTGALSCNKASAISQYADFPIEVDVGPEILTGSTRLKSGTAQKFILNMVSTTAMIRLGKVYQNLMVDVQPTNEKLVERSKRIIMDATGCTYEDASFYFNDSNKQPKLAIVRLLTGINKEKAQKLLTENAGFVRKAVEASKKN, encoded by the coding sequence ATGTTAGAAGCTTTAACTACCGAAAAAAGAAACACTAGTACTACAGAGCTTGATACGTTTTCGGTTGAAGAAATTATAAAAAAAATGAACCAAGAAGATGAAAAGGTAGCTAAAATAGTTAAAGAAGAAATAGAGAATATTGCTAAATTGGTTGAAGCTGTCATTACATCCCTAAAAAAAGGCGGACGATTATTTTATATTGGAGCTGGAACAAGTGGGAGACTAGGTGTTTTAGATGCTGCTGAATGTATTCCAACATTCAATACGTCACCAGAGATGGTACAAGGAGTTATTGCTGGAGGGATGAAAGCAATGACTGTAGCTGTTGAAGGTGCAGAAGATTCGTTGGAATTATGTGAAGCAGATTTACGAGAACGTGGTTTAAATAAAAATGATTTTATTCTGGGTATTGCTGCTAGTGGTCGAACGCCTTATGTTATTGGTGGATTGAAATATGCTAATAAGATAGGAGCTACAACAGGTGCCTTATCGTGTAATAAAGCATCGGCTATTAGCCAATATGCAGATTTTCCAATTGAGGTCGATGTAGGTCCAGAAATTTTAACCGGTTCAACGAGGTTAAAATCTGGAACAGCTCAAAAATTTATATTAAATATGGTTTCAACAACAGCAATGATTCGTCTTGGTAAAGTTTATCAAAATTTAATGGTTGATGTTCAACCAACAAATGAAAAATTAGTTGAGCGATCTAAGCGAATTATTATGGATGCAACCGGTTGTACTTATGAAGATGCTAGTTTTTATTTTAATGATTCAAACAAGCAGCCAAAGTTAGCGATTGTTCGATTATTGACAGGTATAAATAAAGAAAAAGCTCAAAAACTATTAACAGAGAACGCTGGATTTGTTAGGAAAGCAGTTGAAGCAAGTAAAAAAAACTAG
- a CDS encoding TspO/MBR family protein, translating to MSMSKKAWINGLFFIVTLVVNALGAFGFINGLSQNEISDKYQTLITPDPSAFSIWSAIYILLGISIITMIVKKDDSYYQKALNKISLVFVFSSLLNIAWIIAFSYLQLVLSTVFILAFSVTLALICIKLLEINDGRHFLLPLSFGLYAGWLFIASVVNVAATLVKANWDGFGIELEILASGTLIVAVLLVFIVMLKIQNVIFPLPIAWAYFGIHKFLTSPEGFNGDFTTLQTVSLVGLVALVLISVFQLYKNHFVLIPRKGNV from the coding sequence ATGAGTATGTCAAAAAAAGCTTGGATAAATGGTTTATTTTTTATTGTAACGTTAGTAGTTAATGCATTAGGAGCCTTTGGGTTTATCAATGGTTTATCACAGAATGAAATTTCAGATAAGTACCAAACTTTAATTACACCAGATCCGTCCGCATTTAGTATATGGAGTGCCATCTATATTTTACTAGGGATTTCTATTATTACTATGATTGTAAAAAAAGATGATTCTTATTATCAAAAGGCGCTAAATAAAATTTCACTAGTATTTGTTTTTTCATCACTATTAAATATCGCTTGGATTATTGCTTTTTCATATTTGCAACTGGTCTTGTCAACCGTTTTCATCCTAGCATTTTCAGTAACATTAGCTTTAATCTGTATAAAATTACTCGAAATTAATGATGGGAGACATTTTCTCTTACCGTTATCTTTTGGACTTTATGCAGGTTGGTTGTTTATCGCTTCGGTTGTTAATGTAGCCGCTACGCTTGTAAAAGCGAATTGGGATGGTTTTGGAATTGAACTTGAAATTTTAGCATCTGGGACACTTATTGTAGCTGTATTGTTGGTTTTCATCGTTATGCTAAAGATACAAAATGTCATATTTCCACTACCTATTGCCTGGGCTTATTTTGGTATACACAAGTTTTTGACTTCTCCAGAGGGATTCAACGGAGATTTTACAACTCTTCAAACAGTATCACTTGTGGGTTTAGTTGCATTGGTATTAATAAGCGTGTTCCAACTATATAAAAACCATTTCGTGTTGATTCCAAGAAAAGGAAATGTATAA
- a CDS encoding aminotransferase, which produces MDIAHFGVEEWLNKWEKKATYDISQSSIEALTLEELIGLDGTTVADFFENLSKESLDYGWIEGSDEFKSLVASLYKHVEPNTILQTNDATGANFLVLYALIEPGDHVVSMLPTYQPLYDIPLSLGAAVDFVELKEKDHWQLDLDALQSKLTAKTKMICLNSANNPTGTLLDIPTLKAIVEMARKVDAYILIDEVYAPLTGKGEFMSIVDLYEKDIATNSLSKTYSLPGVRIGWTASSKEIADIFRKYRDYTMICGGVLSDELAVHALKSKDKIIERNRKIIKENLFILNQWVEKEPLVSLVPPNYVSTAFIKLDISQEDEAFCIDLLEETGVLLVPGTAFDFPRYARLGYCCKQETLTKALELLSGFLRKFDK; this is translated from the coding sequence ATGGATATTGCACATTTTGGTGTCGAAGAATGGTTGAATAAATGGGAAAAGAAAGCAACTTACGATATCTCACAAAGCTCAATTGAAGCATTAACACTAGAAGAATTAATTGGATTAGACGGAACAACTGTTGCAGACTTTTTCGAAAACCTAAGCAAAGAATCGTTAGATTATGGCTGGATTGAAGGTTCGGATGAGTTCAAATCATTAGTCGCTTCACTTTACAAACATGTCGAACCCAATACTATTTTACAAACAAACGATGCAACAGGAGCAAACTTTTTAGTTCTATATGCATTGATTGAACCAGGAGATCATGTTGTTTCAATGCTCCCTACCTACCAGCCACTTTATGATATCCCTTTATCTTTGGGAGCGGCAGTAGACTTTGTTGAGTTAAAAGAAAAAGACCATTGGCAATTAGATTTAGATGCCTTACAGTCGAAATTAACGGCTAAAACAAAAATGATTTGCCTTAATAGTGCCAACAATCCTACTGGAACTCTTCTTGACATACCTACTTTAAAAGCCATTGTAGAAATGGCAAGAAAAGTAGACGCTTATATTCTTATAGATGAGGTCTACGCTCCTTTAACAGGAAAAGGGGAATTTATGTCCATTGTCGATTTATACGAAAAAGACATTGCGACTAACTCATTATCAAAAACTTATTCTCTTCCCGGTGTGAGAATCGGATGGACAGCATCCAGTAAAGAAATAGCAGATATTTTCAGAAAATACCGTGACTATACCATGATTTGTGGCGGCGTCCTTTCAGATGAATTAGCTGTTCATGCTTTAAAAAGTAAAGATAAAATTATAGAGCGAAATCGTAAAATCATTAAAGAAAACCTATTCATTTTAAATCAATGGGTTGAAAAAGAACCACTCGTAAGTTTAGTTCCTCCTAACTACGTATCGACAGCCTTTATTAAATTAGATATTTCTCAAGAAGATGAGGCATTCTGTATTGATTTATTAGAAGAAACTGGCGTACTACTTGTTCCCGGAACAGCTTTTGATTTTCCAAGATATGCTCGTTTAGGCTATTGTTGCAAGCAAGAAACCTTAACAAAAGCACTGGAATTGCTTTCGGGTTTTTTAAGAAAATTTGATAAGTAA
- a CDS encoding NAD-dependent succinate-semialdehyde dehydrogenase translates to MAYKTINPYTNELVKEYPGATGQQVEDALQRGHELYHTFKTQAIKERAKLLHQVAAKIRERSDELARTCTIDMGKLLAEAKSEVELCAIIVDYFADHAEEMLKPEEIETMANGKAQIHHQATGVIMMVEPWNFPYYQIIRVFAPNFMVGNPMILKHASNTPSSAQLMADVIEDAGVPKGSLTNLFLNYDQVSEIIADPRVQGVALTGSERGGASVAKMAGEHLKKTTLELGGMDPFIVMEDANMDEVTEIAWRSRLYNAGQECTSSKRFIVMEKVYDEFVEKLKDNFSKVKPGDPLDSETTIAPMNSKKAKEELQKQVDDAISAGAKVVYGNKPINLPGQFFMPTILTDIDRDNPAHTAEMFGPVAVVYKVSTEEEAIDLANDSSYGLGGIVFAGDGDHGTEIAAKIETGMVFVNNFRYSLPELPFGGVKRSGYGREMSHIGLMAFVNDKLILKADKPDMDNLASGLVASTTLAKK, encoded by the coding sequence ATGGCATATAAAACAATTAATCCATATACAAATGAACTGGTAAAAGAATATCCAGGGGCAACAGGCCAACAGGTAGAGGATGCATTACAAAGAGGCCATGAGTTGTATCATACTTTTAAAACACAAGCGATTAAAGAACGAGCAAAGTTATTGCATCAAGTAGCTGCAAAAATACGTGAACGATCAGATGAATTAGCACGTACGTGTACAATTGATATGGGGAAATTACTAGCTGAAGCAAAAAGCGAGGTTGAGTTATGTGCAATTATCGTCGACTATTTTGCAGATCATGCAGAAGAGATGCTCAAGCCGGAAGAAATTGAAACAATGGCAAACGGTAAGGCGCAAATTCATCATCAAGCTACAGGCGTTATTATGATGGTTGAACCCTGGAACTTCCCTTACTATCAAATCATCCGGGTTTTCGCACCTAACTTTATGGTAGGCAATCCAATGATCTTAAAACACGCATCGAATACACCCTCTTCTGCCCAATTAATGGCAGATGTCATAGAGGATGCAGGTGTCCCTAAAGGTTCTTTAACGAATTTATTCTTAAATTACGATCAGGTATCAGAAATTATCGCTGATCCTAGAGTTCAAGGAGTGGCATTAACCGGTTCTGAGCGTGGTGGCGCATCAGTTGCGAAAATGGCAGGAGAGCACTTAAAGAAAACGACACTAGAACTTGGTGGAATGGATCCGTTTATTGTTATGGAGGATGCAAATATGGACGAAGTTACAGAGATTGCTTGGCGTTCACGTCTTTATAATGCGGGGCAAGAATGTACTTCATCTAAACGCTTTATTGTGATGGAGAAAGTCTATGATGAGTTTGTAGAAAAGTTGAAGGATAATTTTAGTAAAGTAAAACCAGGTGATCCATTAGACTCTGAGACAACAATTGCTCCAATGAATAGTAAGAAAGCGAAAGAAGAATTGCAAAAACAAGTCGATGATGCAATTAGCGCAGGTGCTAAAGTTGTGTATGGAAATAAACCAATCAATTTACCAGGACAGTTCTTTATGCCGACTATTTTAACGGATATAGACCGAGATAACCCAGCTCATACAGCCGAAATGTTCGGGCCAGTTGCAGTTGTCTACAAAGTATCAACAGAAGAAGAAGCCATTGATTTAGCGAATGATTCATCTTATGGTTTAGGTGGGATAGTATTTGCTGGTGATGGCGACCACGGTACAGAAATTGCTGCTAAAATAGAAACAGGAATGGTCTTTGTTAATAATTTCCGTTATTCTTTACCTGAATTGCCATTTGGTGGCGTTAAACGCTCAGGTTATGGTAGAGAGATGAGTCATATCGGACTAATGGCTTTTGTTAATGACAAATTGATTCTCAAAGCAGATAAACCAGATATGGATAATCTTGCAAGTGGATTAGTTGCATCAACAACTCTTGCTAAAAAATAA
- a CDS encoding HlyC/CorC family transporter, with product MDSDSNVMTIVILLGLILLSGYFSSSETAFTSINQIRLRNSAKKGDKRAEWTLRLAEDYNNVLSTILVGNNIVNIASSSLATILFIKHFPQYGVTISTIVMTILVLIFGEITPKAIAKDRPEKVAMFATPFLSILMKFLMPINWMFAKWNNSLAKRLRSEETSISEEELLSIIDEAEIGGSLEVDEHQLIRSAIKFHDLEVDTILTPRVDVVAADLQDSDEEIQKIFDEHVYSRILLYDDSIDEVRGVLHERDFNYYIRRKAKGEETLSLTEMMKEVLHIPAMMKLSRLLKIMQQSKVHMAVVVDEYGGTIGIVTMEDALEELVGEIWDETDYIEEEITFISEDKYLVRGEASLEKVFALFQLQNSEKFFSSTISGFVSEILGHFPKEGDKVIYKNMLLKVVKIKNIRVLEIIVEKIN from the coding sequence ATGGACAGTGATAGTAATGTAATGACGATTGTGATTTTATTAGGATTAATTTTATTATCGGGGTATTTTTCTTCCTCGGAAACGGCTTTTACATCTATTAATCAAATCCGTTTGAGAAATAGTGCAAAAAAAGGAGATAAACGTGCAGAATGGACATTAAGACTAGCAGAAGATTACAATAATGTTCTTTCTACAATATTGGTAGGGAATAATATTGTTAATATTGCGTCTTCTTCCTTAGCCACCATCCTTTTTATTAAGCACTTTCCACAATACGGAGTAACGATTTCCACAATCGTCATGACGATACTTGTACTAATTTTTGGTGAAATCACTCCAAAAGCTATCGCAAAAGATCGACCAGAAAAAGTTGCCATGTTTGCTACACCATTTTTAAGCATATTAATGAAATTTTTAATGCCTATTAATTGGATGTTTGCAAAGTGGAACAATTCGTTAGCTAAACGTCTACGCTCTGAAGAAACTAGCATCAGTGAAGAGGAACTCTTATCCATTATTGATGAAGCAGAAATCGGAGGCTCATTGGAAGTTGATGAACATCAGTTGATTCGATCAGCTATCAAGTTTCATGATTTAGAAGTAGATACTATTCTTACACCACGTGTTGATGTGGTCGCAGCAGATTTACAAGATAGCGATGAGGAAATACAAAAAATATTTGACGAACATGTCTACTCACGTATTTTATTATATGACGATTCCATTGATGAAGTCCGGGGTGTTTTACATGAGAGAGACTTTAACTACTACATACGTAGAAAAGCAAAAGGCGAAGAAACCTTATCACTCACTGAAATGATGAAAGAAGTCCTTCATATTCCAGCTATGATGAAATTATCTAGATTGCTGAAGATCATGCAACAAAGTAAAGTGCACATGGCTGTGGTTGTTGATGAATACGGTGGAACGATAGGGATTGTGACAATGGAAGATGCCTTAGAAGAACTCGTTGGAGAAATATGGGATGAAACTGATTATATCGAAGAAGAAATTACATTCATTTCCGAAGATAAATATTTAGTCCGTGGTGAGGCTAGCCTTGAAAAAGTTTTTGCCTTATTCCAACTTCAAAATAGTGAAAAGTTTTTTTCAAGTACAATCAGTGGATTTGTTTCAGAAATTTTAGGTCATTTTCCTAAAGAAGGCGATAAAGTAATTTATAAAAATATGTTACTTAAAGTAGTTAAAATAAAAAATATCAGAGTACTAGAAATAATAGTAGAAAAAATAAATTAA
- a CDS encoding chloride channel protein: MSKRMIPLVIFGTWLTHLFGGSASREDVAVQIGAVVGHSVSRKLPYKEAGKILLVASMAAGFGGLFQTPIAGIFFAMEVLMIREIKSRAVIPTAIAAFSASTTSHLLGLEKFTAKIDSPGAFVFSSARKIIPLGLAFGIVDGIFAFGLKKAKQLAAFRFPDPYKRIFFIRTATSLLSLLLHTGRYSGLGTSLIGKSFETGTIYNYDWVLKCCYIYLYETIIYRSRSFWLLIPGVFLYSRYYSPCF, from the coding sequence ATGTCTAAACGCATGATTCCTTTAGTTATCTTCGGTACTTGGCTGACCCATTTATTTGGTGGAAGCGCTAGTCGTGAAGATGTTGCCGTTCAAATAGGAGCTGTAGTTGGGCATTCTGTCAGCCGAAAGTTACCTTATAAAGAAGCCGGTAAAATCCTTTTAGTTGCTAGTATGGCTGCTGGATTCGGTGGATTATTTCAAACTCCAATAGCTGGTATCTTTTTTGCCATGGAAGTATTAATGATTAGGGAAATTAAAAGCCGTGCAGTTATTCCTACTGCTATTGCTGCTTTTAGTGCTAGTACAACTTCTCATTTATTGGGGTTAGAAAAATTCACTGCTAAAATTGATAGTCCAGGAGCCTTTGTTTTCTCTTCTGCACGGAAAATCATTCCACTTGGCTTAGCTTTTGGAATTGTTGATGGTATTTTTGCTTTTGGTCTTAAAAAGGCAAAACAATTAGCTGCTTTTCGTTTTCCAGATCCTTATAAACGTATCTTTTTTATTAGAACTGCTACTAGTCTTTTATCATTGCTTTTACATACTGGGCGTTACTCAGGTTTAGGAACGAGTTTAATTGGTAAAAGCTTTGAAACAGGAACGATTTACAATTATGACTGGGTATTAAAATGTTGCTACATATACCTTTATGAGACCATTATTTATCGGAGCAGAAGTTTTTGGTTGCTAATACCTGGCGTTTTTCTTTATAGTCGTTATTATAGCCCATGTTTTTAA